One Triticum dicoccoides isolate Atlit2015 ecotype Zavitan chromosome 4B, WEW_v2.0, whole genome shotgun sequence genomic window carries:
- the LOC119296168 gene encoding uncharacterized protein LOC119296168, giving the protein MVEWTCRGEEGGRREWEGLVGSLLMVLEIARIVQSGFRSVCCSYKLTQVLIGVDLPPHDFPYNHDFSWLGCSDPPPHRLPHPHRQRPSWHRPAAGAMAKKPLPSSSDGCRHAVLRTYALMTRLAQGLTNQHATSLLVDKRSNRHIYKMTAVKQEEADTTSDISGGQITHDEPLCQKHNKPFEYIHRPRKASQSESSKARKSI; this is encoded by the exons ATGGTGGAGTGGACCTGCAGGGGAGAGGAAGGAGGCCGGCGAGAGTGGGAAGGATTG GTGGGTTCTCTACTGATGGTGTTGGAGATTGCAAGGATTGTTCAATCTGGTTTCAGGAGTGTGTGCTGCTCCTATAAGTTAACTCAG GTACTGATCGGTGTGGATTTGCCGCCTCACGATTTCCCTTACAACCACGACTTCAGTTGGCTTGGGTGTTCAG ATCCGCCACCGCACCGTCTCCCCCATCCGCATCGACAGCGACCGTCCTGGCATCGGCCAGCTGCTGGTGCCATGGCGAAGAAGCCGCTGCCCAGTAGCAGCGATGGGTGTCGTCACGCCGTGCTGCGGACGTATGCACTCATGACGCGTCTGGCTCAAGGCCTCACCAACCAACATGCCACATCTTTGCTTGTAGATAAGCGCTCCAATCGCCATATTTACAAG ATGACAGCTGTTAAACAAGAGGAGGCAGACACAACCAGTGATATTAGTGGTGGCCAAATTACCCATG ACGAACCACTGTGTCAGAAGCACAACAAGCCATTCGAGTATATTCATCGCCCTCGCAAAGCAAGTCAATCCGAAAGTTCAAAGGCAAGAAAATCCATCTAA